From Ignavibacteriota bacterium, the proteins below share one genomic window:
- the gcvP gene encoding aminomethyl-transferring glycine dehydrogenase: MSITLTPDAAFGQRHCGPGPDDRAVMLSTLGARTLDEFIASVIPASLRSPEPLHCGTPLSEAEMLEQAARYAAMNARFRSFIGMGYAATVTPPVILRNILEDPGWYTAYTPYQAEIAQGRLEALLNFQTMVIDLTAMEIANASLLDEATAAAEAMGMFYAMKGHPEGGEFVVSSDCHPQTIALLHTRAKPLGITVTAADTRSLEFTPRMFGLLLQYPASDGAVVDNTALVARAHAAGVQVAVAADLLSLALLTPPGEFGADAVVGSAQRFGVPMGYGGPHAGFLATKDAFKRHMPGRIIGVSVDAHGNPALRMALQTREQHIRREKATSNICTAQVLLAVMAGMYAVYHGPEGIRRIATRIHERTSVLAGALREAGHEIVHSAYFDTLRIRLHRVKPEAIRKYSASLGYNFRYFEDGSVGITLDEQTTAAELADILTVFSGGARGAKEIAAVAARLAPGYSGPMARTSTYLKHPVFTTHHSETEMLRYMHMLESRDLSLNVSMIPLGSCTMKLNATAEMIPITWPQFASLHPFAPVEQAAGYHAMFKDLAGWLSDITGFAATSLQPNAGAQGEYAGLLVIRAWHEAQGNTGRTVCLIPSSAHGTNPASAVMAGMEVVIVRCDERGNIDVADLKAKAAEHRDRLAALMVTYPSTHGVFEASIKEICADIHASGGQVYMDGANMNAQVGLTRPAELGADVCHINLHKTFSIPHGGGGPGMGPIAVAKHLAPFLPGHPVVPTGGAQAIGPVSAAPYGSANVLLISWAYIAMMGSEGLADATKMAILNANYMAKKLEGHYPVLYTGINGRVAHEFIIDLRAFKGSAGVEAEDVAKRLMDYGFHAPTVSFPVAGTLMIEPTESEPKEELDRFCDTLIRIREEIREIETGKADRAQNVLKNAPHTAAAVIADDWTMPYSREKAAFPAPWSRARKFWPAVGRVNNPYGDRNLVCTCPPIEAYEGKG, encoded by the coding sequence ATGTCCATCACACTGACACCCGACGCAGCCTTCGGGCAGCGTCATTGCGGGCCGGGCCCCGACGATCGCGCCGTCATGCTGAGCACCCTCGGCGCACGCACTCTCGATGAATTCATCGCGTCTGTCATCCCTGCATCGCTCCGCTCTCCGGAGCCGTTGCATTGCGGCACCCCCCTCTCCGAGGCGGAGATGCTGGAGCAGGCTGCGCGCTACGCAGCCATGAACGCCCGTTTCCGCAGCTTCATCGGGATGGGTTACGCCGCGACCGTCACGCCGCCGGTGATCCTGAGGAACATCCTCGAGGATCCGGGGTGGTACACCGCCTACACGCCGTACCAGGCAGAGATCGCCCAGGGACGGCTTGAAGCTCTCCTGAATTTCCAGACCATGGTGATCGACCTCACCGCCATGGAGATCGCCAATGCGTCGTTGCTGGATGAAGCCACGGCGGCGGCAGAGGCGATGGGCATGTTCTACGCTATGAAGGGGCACCCCGAAGGCGGCGAGTTCGTCGTCTCGTCGGATTGCCACCCCCAGACCATTGCCTTGCTCCATACCCGCGCAAAGCCGCTGGGTATCACCGTGACCGCCGCGGATACCCGGTCGCTCGAGTTCACGCCCCGGATGTTCGGCCTCCTGCTCCAGTACCCTGCATCGGACGGTGCGGTCGTGGACAACACTGCCCTTGTTGCCCGCGCCCATGCAGCGGGGGTCCAGGTGGCGGTCGCCGCCGACCTGCTGTCCCTCGCCCTCCTCACCCCTCCCGGTGAGTTCGGCGCCGACGCCGTGGTAGGCTCGGCACAGCGCTTCGGCGTGCCGATGGGCTACGGCGGTCCCCATGCCGGATTCCTCGCCACGAAGGACGCCTTCAAGCGCCATATGCCCGGCCGTATCATCGGCGTGTCGGTGGATGCCCATGGCAACCCCGCGCTCCGCATGGCCCTGCAGACGCGCGAGCAACATATCCGCCGTGAGAAGGCCACATCCAATATCTGCACCGCCCAGGTCCTTCTGGCGGTCATGGCCGGGATGTACGCGGTCTATCATGGCCCCGAAGGGATCCGCCGTATCGCGACACGCATCCACGAGCGGACCTCCGTGCTGGCCGGCGCACTGCGCGAGGCCGGGCACGAGATCGTGCACAGCGCATACTTCGACACGCTGCGCATCCGTCTGCATCGGGTGAAGCCCGAGGCCATCCGCAAATACTCGGCATCCCTCGGCTACAATTTCCGGTACTTCGAGGACGGGTCGGTTGGCATCACGCTCGACGAGCAGACGACGGCCGCCGAACTGGCGGACATCCTGACGGTCTTTTCGGGTGGTGCCCGCGGAGCGAAGGAGATCGCCGCGGTGGCCGCGCGCCTTGCACCCGGCTACAGCGGACCCATGGCACGCACGTCCACGTATCTGAAGCATCCGGTCTTCACCACGCATCACTCCGAGACCGAGATGCTGCGGTACATGCACATGCTTGAGTCGCGCGACCTCTCGCTCAATGTGAGCATGATCCCGCTCGGCTCCTGCACGATGAAGCTGAACGCGACAGCGGAGATGATCCCGATCACCTGGCCGCAGTTCGCATCGCTGCATCCTTTTGCCCCGGTGGAACAGGCGGCCGGCTATCATGCGATGTTCAAGGACCTTGCCGGATGGCTCTCCGATATCACCGGCTTCGCCGCAACATCGCTGCAGCCGAACGCCGGCGCCCAGGGTGAATACGCCGGACTTCTCGTCATCCGCGCCTGGCACGAAGCACAGGGGAACACCGGACGCACCGTGTGCCTCATCCCTTCGTCCGCGCATGGCACGAACCCCGCCTCCGCAGTGATGGCGGGTATGGAGGTCGTGATCGTCCGGTGCGATGAGCGGGGCAACATCGATGTCGCCGACCTCAAGGCAAAGGCGGCCGAGCATCGCGACCGCCTGGCGGCGTTGATGGTCACCTACCCGTCCACGCACGGTGTGTTCGAAGCTTCGATCAAGGAGATCTGTGCGGATATTCATGCGAGCGGCGGCCAGGTGTACATGGACGGTGCCAACATGAATGCGCAGGTCGGACTGACGCGCCCGGCGGAACTGGGTGCGGATGTGTGCCACATCAATCTGCACAAGACCTTCAGCATCCCGCACGGCGGCGGCGGCCCGGGCATGGGGCCGATCGCGGTGGCGAAGCATCTTGCACCGTTCCTCCCGGGGCACCCGGTCGTGCCGACGGGCGGCGCACAGGCCATCGGCCCGGTTTCCGCGGCGCCGTATGGCAGCGCAAATGTGCTGCTCATCTCCTGGGCATATATCGCGATGATGGGTTCGGAAGGGCTGGCGGATGCGACGAAGATGGCGATCCTGAACGCGAACTACATGGCGAAGAAACTCGAGGGCCACTACCCGGTGTTGTACACCGGCATCAATGGCCGCGTGGCGCACGAATTCATCATCGATCTGCGTGCGTTCAAGGGATCGGCCGGCGTCGAGGCGGAGGATGTCGCGAAGCGGCTGATGGACTACGGCTTCCATGCGCCCACGGTGTCGTTCCCGGTTGCGGGCACACTGATGATCGAGCCGACGGAAAGCGAACCGAAGGAAGAACTGGACCGCTTCTGTGACACGCTCATCAGGATCCGTGAAGAGATCCGCGAGATCGAGACGGGGAAAGCGGACAGGGCCCAGAACGTGTTGAAGAACGCGCCGCACACAGCTGCCGCGGTGATCGCCGACGATTGGACAATGCCCTACTCGCGTGAGAAGGCGGCATTCCCTGCTCCCTGGAGCCGTGCACGGAAATTCTGGCCCGCGGTGGGCCGGGTGAACAATCCGTACGGGGACAGGAATCTGGTGTGCACGTGTCCACCGATCGAAGCCTATGAAGGAAAAGGATAG
- the argF gene encoding ornithine carbamoyltransferase: MKNTKKSKAKGAKATSGKKGLRGRDYLSVDDLSTAEIKRILELTADIKARPKKYRHSLDGKMMALIFEKPSLRTRTTFTVGIKQLGGDSILLTPADINLGKRESFYDVAKNLERMVDGIMIRTFGHDICTSLADHACIPVINGLTDLEHPCQAMADIFTVLEHKKNLKKLKITYIGDGNNVTHSLMLIAAKLGTTMVVGTPEGYKPVQSIMDRSCAIAEETGAKILWTADPVEAAREADVIYTDTWTSMGQEAEAVERRRIFASYQVNAALFSHAHERALFMHCLPAHRGEEVTDEIIDSPQSVVFQEAENRLHAQKAIMLELLRE, encoded by the coding sequence ATGAAGAACACAAAGAAAAGCAAAGCAAAGGGCGCGAAGGCAACTTCCGGAAAAAAGGGGCTGCGCGGACGGGACTATCTGTCCGTGGATGACCTCTCCACGGCCGAGATCAAGCGCATCCTTGAGCTCACCGCGGACATCAAGGCACGGCCGAAGAAGTACCGCCACTCCCTCGACGGGAAGATGATGGCGCTGATCTTCGAGAAGCCGTCGCTGCGCACGCGCACCACGTTCACCGTGGGCATCAAACAGCTCGGCGGGGACTCGATCCTGCTCACCCCGGCCGACATCAATCTTGGCAAGCGCGAATCCTTCTATGATGTCGCCAAGAACCTGGAGCGCATGGTGGATGGCATCATGATCCGCACCTTCGGCCATGATATCTGCACCTCGCTGGCCGATCATGCCTGCATCCCGGTCATCAACGGGCTCACCGACCTCGAACACCCGTGCCAGGCGATGGCGGATATCTTCACCGTGCTCGAACACAAGAAGAACCTGAAGAAGCTCAAGATCACCTATATCGGCGACGGGAACAACGTGACGCATTCGCTGATGCTCATCGCCGCGAAGCTCGGCACCACGATGGTCGTCGGCACGCCGGAAGGGTACAAGCCCGTGCAGTCCATCATGGACCGCTCCTGTGCGATCGCGGAAGAGACCGGTGCGAAGATCCTCTGGACCGCCGATCCGGTGGAAGCAGCACGCGAGGCGGACGTGATCTATACCGACACGTGGACCAGCATGGGCCAGGAGGCCGAGGCGGTGGAGCGCCGCAGGATCTTTGCATCGTATCAGGTGAACGCCGCGCTCTTCTCGCACGCCCATGAGAGGGCGCTGTTCATGCACTGCCTGCCTGCACACCGTGGCGAAGAGGTCACGGATGAGATCATCGACTCTCCGCAGTCCGTCGTGTTCCAGGAAGCGGAGAATCGCCTGCACGCGCAGAAGGCCATCATGCTCGAACTGCTCCGGGAGTGA
- the gcvH gene encoding glycine cleavage system protein GcvH, protein MNLPQDLKYTKEHEWITVDGTVGTVGITDHAQGELGDVVFVELPAAGKVVKQGESFGTIEAVKAVSDLYAPVSGTITEVNAALNATPELVNKEPYGAGWMVKITLTNPDELKGLMDAAGYKALIGK, encoded by the coding sequence ATGAATCTTCCTCAGGACCTCAAGTACACCAAAGAACACGAATGGATCACCGTCGACGGAACGGTGGGCACGGTCGGCATCACGGACCATGCGCAGGGTGAGCTCGGCGACGTGGTGTTCGTGGAACTACCCGCGGCGGGCAAGGTGGTGAAGCAGGGCGAATCGTTCGGCACGATCGAAGCGGTGAAGGCCGTTTCCGATCTCTATGCCCCGGTCTCCGGTACCATCACGGAAGTGAACGCCGCGCTGAACGCAACCCCCGAGCTGGTCAACAAAGAGCCCTACGGCGCAGGCTGGATGGTGAAGATCACCCTTACCAACCCGGACGAACTGAAGGGCCTGATGGACGCGGCAGGCTATAAAGCGCTCATCGGAAAGTAA